From the genome of Scytonema hofmannii PCC 7110, one region includes:
- a CDS encoding terpene synthase family protein yields MAMKNKVVTINISEIFDWRAVVQQHKPGQHSELQRQRLSMYQRVLPELEKWSTIFDLNIAEWSPIYGYDLAKGRVKSCAYYGICGVESIDYDLSLLLAKLCFWLYAMDIRLDESPSISYLDARAMEIMSPFKEQLIEQGILNFTSDLLAVPNKEDNSIDRRIAQALSEIYLSFKQLCHTRLSSSVQEFCLSNFVKEFTAVVKAMHWERKHSLLFQQFDRLGSGQDLQITLEEYLELARITTCYRFVASPVVAFETTPSSTWIQCEEAMRYGGRIVRLANDLATALREMEEGKINAVSIVLRDLGFNPFATYSLESPEIREALRLLKEQMEVELIQFNQQLKALPLSGPLVHNVVINVAFAIAMYEKGDFEAEVPY; encoded by the coding sequence ATGGCAATGAAAAATAAAGTAGTTACAATAAATATTTCTGAAATCTTTGACTGGCGAGCTGTTGTACAACAGCACAAACCAGGTCAACATTCTGAGCTTCAACGCCAGCGACTAAGCATGTACCAAAGAGTGCTTCCCGAACTGGAAAAGTGGTCTACTATATTTGATCTTAATATTGCGGAGTGGTCTCCCATATACGGGTATGATTTGGCGAAGGGACGCGTGAAGTCTTGTGCTTACTATGGAATTTGCGGTGTAGAGTCAATAGACTATGACCTTTCATTGCTTTTGGCGAAACTCTGTTTTTGGTTATATGCTATGGACATACGCCTTGATGAGAGTCCTTCAATTAGTTATCTTGATGCTCGAGCAATGGAGATTATGAGTCCTTTCAAAGAGCAACTGATTGAGCAAGGCATCTTAAATTTCACATCAGACTTGCTAGCCGTTCCAAACAAGGAGGATAATAGCATAGATCGGAGGATAGCGCAGGCACTGTCCGAGATTTATTTAAGTTTCAAACAACTTTGTCACACACGACTCAGCAGCAGTGTTCAAGAATTCTGCTTATCCAATTTTGTTAAGGAATTTACTGCAGTCGTCAAAGCAATGCACTGGGAGAGGAAGCATAGTCTTCTGTTTCAGCAGTTTGATCGCCTCGGTTCTGGTCAAGATTTACAGATCACTTTAGAAGAATATCTAGAACTGGCACGTATCACAACGTGTTACCGCTTCGTGGCATCACCTGTAGTTGCCTTTGAAACTACCCCGTCATCAACTTGGATTCAGTGCGAAGAAGCAATGAGATATGGTGGAAGAATAGTACGTCTTGCGAACGATCTAGCGACTGCATTGCGAGAAATGGAGGAAGGCAAGATTAACGCAGTCTCAATAGTCCTGCGTGATTTAGGATTCAATCCGTTCGCCACCTATAGCTTGGAGAGTCCCGAAATTCGTGAAGCTTTACGTTTACTTAAAGAGCAAATGGAAGTGGAACTGATTCAGTTCAACCAACAGTTAAAGGCTTTGCCGCTTTCTGGTCCACTTGTCCACAACGTAGTCATAAATGTGGCATTTGCCATAGCTATGTATGAAAAAGGCGATTTTGAAGCTGAAGTTCCTTACTAA
- a CDS encoding CHAT domain-containing protein encodes MIVKKYRRIVVFILLILFGLVLTLSISAWMNISRAKAKSYIPEVKIENSSNRALQLAREGQQRYNAGQFDEAAKLWEEAAGAYKQMGDREGISKSLINRSQALQDLGLYPKACKTLLEAFAVKNPSCSQEQIESFLTNLSQQQNSISQTQAVGLRSLGEVLRRQGLLKQSKKVLQLSLSVMKESPEASAVLLSLGNTERALGKQIRDRWDYEVVTEIIDRKSQEAALAPYQEALKNYVQAATVTSALPISKIQAQLNHFKLLLEIEKWWEEQTNRRIASWSKFGEPQLVERARDFLTQLKVKLDRDVQAVQSQIESTLATLPLNRTAIYAQINFAQGLMQNKQTDKVEPILNSALQKALSLQDRRSETYALGYLGKLYQQQGQLSRALQMTRQALILVPGQNVTGDTREITYLWQSQLGSLLREQGDTKGAIAAYTGAFNTLQSLRNDLNANNRDIQFDFLQEVKPVYLELADLLLKSELSPNELSTIVVSNPSVTQEKVEANKPKSRLELARRVIESLQLAELDNFFQDPCSEETNIALQIDDLDPQAAVIYPIVFKNRLEVILSLPEKPLQKVAIPVNEEQVNDVLDRLYDNLDNVTVNTSARNILSTANPDPQELKENTQRVLPIFEQLYSWLIQPFETELNANKIKTLVFVLNGQLQRVPMAALYDGQKYLIEKYSVALVPSLQLVDSKLLKQKQLKVLAAGVSEQIKVQEEIFPALTNVPKELNEIKEAFPTSLKLLNQEFTAKTIQTQLKFNFPVVHLATHGLFSSNPEKNFIITGDGKSISINELSALLSEAEENLDLLVLSACETATGDERAVLGLAGTAVRSGARSTIATLWPVGDASTAEVMGKFYQDLKKPGEKKSDALKMAQLSLIEALKTKPPFEEIKALPPHPYYWASYVLVGNWQ; translated from the coding sequence ATGATTGTTAAAAAGTATCGTCGTATAGTTGTTTTCATCCTTTTAATCTTGTTTGGACTGGTGCTCACCTTAAGTATTTCCGCTTGGATGAATATCAGTCGTGCAAAAGCAAAGAGTTATATTCCAGAAGTCAAAATTGAGAATTCTTCTAATCGTGCGCTACAACTGGCACGGGAAGGTCAACAACGCTATAATGCTGGACAATTCGATGAAGCTGCGAAGTTGTGGGAAGAAGCAGCTGGGGCTTATAAGCAAATGGGCGATCGCGAGGGGATAAGTAAGAGCTTAATCAACAGATCCCAAGCTCTTCAAGATTTAGGATTATATCCCAAAGCTTGCAAGACTTTACTCGAAGCTTTTGCTGTTAAAAACCCAAGCTGTAGCCAAGAACAAATAGAGAGCTTCTTGACAAATCTCTCTCAACAGCAAAATTCTATTTCCCAAACCCAAGCTGTTGGTTTGCGTAGCCTTGGTGAAGTCTTGCGAAGACAGGGATTGTTGAAACAGTCCAAAAAAGTTTTGCAGCTGAGTTTGTCAGTCATGAAGGAATCACCTGAAGCTAGTGCTGTTTTGTTGAGTTTAGGTAACACGGAACGCGCTTTAGGAAAGCAAATACGAGACCGATGGGACTATGAAGTGGTCACTGAAATTATAGACCGCAAATCTCAGGAAGCTGCTTTAGCACCTTACCAAGAAGCATTAAAGAACTATGTTCAAGCAGCAACGGTGACATCAGCTTTACCAATTTCTAAAATTCAGGCACAACTCAATCACTTCAAGCTATTACTAGAGATCGAAAAATGGTGGGAAGAGCAAACAAATCGGCGTATCGCTTCTTGGTCTAAGTTTGGTGAACCTCAGTTGGTGGAACGGGCGAGGGATTTTTTAACTCAGTTAAAGGTGAAGTTGGATCGAGATGTACAAGCTGTGCAAAGTCAGATTGAATCCACTCTTGCTACTCTGCCTCTAAATCGTACAGCAATTTACGCCCAGATAAACTTTGCTCAAGGTTTAATGCAAAACAAACAGACAGACAAAGTTGAACCTATTTTGAACTCGGCGCTGCAAAAGGCTCTAAGCTTACAAGACAGACGATCGGAAACCTATGCTCTGGGTTATCTCGGTAAATTATACCAACAACAGGGGCAGCTAAGTCGGGCACTTCAAATGACTCGACAAGCTCTGATTTTAGTGCCAGGACAAAATGTCACAGGAGATACACGTGAAATTACTTATCTTTGGCAATCTCAACTAGGGAGTTTACTGAGAGAACAGGGAGATACAAAAGGAGCAATTGCTGCTTACACAGGTGCTTTCAACACTCTCCAGTCTCTCCGTAACGATTTAAACGCAAACAATCGCGATATCCAGTTTGACTTTCTCCAAGAGGTGAAACCTGTGTATCTAGAACTAGCGGATTTGCTTTTGAAATCAGAACTGAGTCCAAACGAGCTAAGTACCATAGTCGTGTCAAACCCTAGCGTGACACAGGAAAAAGTTGAGGCGAACAAGCCCAAAAGCCGCTTAGAGCTTGCCCGAAGGGTCATAGAGTCTCTACAATTAGCAGAATTAGACAATTTTTTTCAAGACCCCTGTTCTGAGGAAACGAATATTGCGTTGCAGATTGACGATCTCGATCCCCAAGCAGCCGTAATCTATCCGATTGTTTTCAAAAACCGCTTAGAAGTTATCTTATCTTTACCAGAAAAACCCTTGCAGAAAGTAGCAATTCCTGTTAATGAGGAGCAAGTGAATGACGTTCTAGATCGGCTGTATGATAACTTAGACAACGTAACTGTGAATACTTCCGCTCGCAATATCCTGTCCACTGCTAATCCAGATCCACAGGAGCTAAAAGAAAATACCCAGAGAGTTTTACCGATTTTTGAACAGCTTTATAGCTGGTTAATTCAACCTTTTGAGACAGAGTTAAATGCCAACAAAATTAAAACTTTAGTCTTTGTACTTAATGGTCAATTGCAGAGAGTGCCAATGGCTGCACTTTACGATGGTCAAAAATATCTGATTGAGAAATATAGCGTTGCGCTGGTTCCAAGCCTGCAACTCGTAGATTCTAAATTATTAAAACAGAAACAGCTTAAGGTTCTAGCAGCTGGAGTCAGCGAGCAAATTAAGGTACAAGAAGAGATTTTTCCTGCTCTAACTAACGTGCCTAAAGAATTAAATGAAATCAAAGAAGCTTTTCCAACTTCATTGAAGCTCCTTAATCAAGAGTTTACCGCAAAAACTATCCAAACCCAGCTTAAATTCAATTTTCCTGTCGTCCACTTAGCAACTCATGGGTTGTTCAGTTCTAATCCCGAAAAGAACTTTATTATTACAGGTGATGGAAAAAGTATCAGTATTAATGAGTTGAGTGCTTTATTAAGCGAAGCAGAAGAAAACTTGGATCTACTCGTGCTGAGTGCTTGCGAAACCGCTACGGGTGATGAACGTGCTGTCTTAGGTTTGGCTGGAACCGCTGTACGTTCTGGCGCACGTAGTACGATCGCAACTCTCTGGCCTGTGGGAGATGCTTCCACTGCTGAAGTTATGGGTAAATTTTACCAAGACTTAAAAAAACCAGGAGAGAAAAAATCAGATGCACTCAAGATGGCTCAATTGTCCTTGATAGAGGCGCTGAAGACAAAGCCCCCATTTGAAGAAATTAAAGCTTTACCTCCTCATCCTTATTACTGGGCTTCTTACGTTTTGGTGGGAAATTGGCAGTAG
- a CDS encoding ShlB/FhaC/HecB family hemolysin secretion/activation protein — MVNNVFLSPHLALLFIRLLPLLLIFHNTPSAWAQSTNPTIPIPLEQTQPINPVTPIPPEQPQPTPLPPQEEPLQIPPIAPPSPDEIQNVPRMVTVEKFEFVGNTVFRQEELNQVTADFIGEPITFDQLLQAANKVTELYIKKGYITSGAYIPSQEIQSGTVKIQILEGSLEDIKVNIAKGRLNPNYVRSRIALATSKPLNVNRLQEALQLLQLNPLIESLDAELTAGTKPGTNSLEVTIQGAKTFSTEFRLDNNRNPAVGSLERGIEISEANLLGLGDRLSFAYSNTDGSNRFEGNYTLPINPRNGTLRFDYRISDNNIVEPPFKDADIEVDSREFELTFRQPIIQTATPQRSQEFALSFSAARRESSSSISGVDIPLFPGADDEGKTRISELNFAQEWLQRSRRDVLAARSEFSVGIGAFDATVNTNEPDSQFFLWRGQMLYLRRLGEANGKPGVSSNLLVRFNVQLAGDSLLSREQFSLGGQATVRGYRQDALLTDNGIFGSVEARLPILRVPEVEGTLQLTPFIDFGTGWNTNGGTPDPNTLLGVGFGLLWEMGDNFAARVDWGIPLIDINSKDRTLQENGVYFRLEYRPF, encoded by the coding sequence ATGGTCAATAATGTCTTCCTATCCCCCCATCTCGCCCTCCTCTTTATACGCCTACTTCCTCTACTGCTCATATTCCATAACACACCCTCTGCTTGGGCGCAGTCTACTAACCCCACTATCCCAATTCCCTTAGAACAAACCCAGCCGATTAATCCCGTTACCCCAATTCCCCCAGAACAACCCCAGCCCACTCCACTTCCCCCACAGGAAGAACCACTCCAGATTCCTCCGATAGCGCCTCCATCTCCTGACGAAATCCAGAATGTACCCAGGATGGTTACCGTTGAAAAGTTTGAGTTTGTCGGTAACACTGTATTTAGGCAAGAAGAGTTAAACCAGGTGACGGCTGACTTTATTGGAGAACCCATCACTTTTGACCAACTCCTGCAAGCGGCTAATAAAGTCACTGAGCTTTATATTAAAAAGGGCTACATCACTTCTGGTGCTTACATCCCCAGTCAAGAAATCCAATCGGGTACTGTCAAAATTCAGATACTGGAAGGTAGTCTGGAAGACATTAAGGTTAATATTGCTAAAGGGCGGCTGAACCCAAACTATGTCCGCAGTCGCATTGCTTTAGCGACCTCAAAACCCCTCAACGTCAACCGCCTGCAAGAAGCACTGCAATTGCTGCAACTCAACCCTTTAATAGAAAGTTTAGATGCTGAACTGACGGCTGGCACTAAACCAGGTACAAATTCCTTAGAGGTGACGATTCAGGGAGCAAAAACCTTCAGTACCGAATTCAGGCTCGATAATAACCGCAACCCTGCTGTCGGGAGTCTTGAACGCGGTATCGAGATATCGGAAGCTAACCTCCTGGGACTGGGAGATAGGTTAAGTTTTGCCTACAGCAATACCGATGGCAGTAATCGGTTTGAGGGTAATTATACTCTGCCCATCAATCCTCGTAATGGCACCCTGCGTTTTGATTACCGGATTAGTGACAATAACATCGTTGAACCTCCTTTTAAGGATGCAGACATTGAGGTGGATTCTCGCGAGTTTGAACTCACCTTTCGCCAACCAATTATTCAAACAGCCACTCCACAACGCAGCCAAGAATTTGCTCTCAGTTTTTCAGCAGCTAGGCGAGAAAGTAGTTCATCTATTTCAGGAGTTGACATTCCTTTGTTCCCAGGAGCGGATGACGAAGGAAAAACCCGTATTTCAGAGCTGAACTTCGCTCAAGAATGGCTCCAACGCAGCCGTCGAGATGTTTTAGCTGCTCGTTCTGAATTTAGTGTTGGTATCGGTGCCTTTGATGCTACTGTTAACACCAACGAACCAGATAGCCAATTTTTCCTTTGGCGAGGGCAAATGCTGTATTTGCGCCGTTTAGGAGAGGCAAACGGTAAGCCTGGAGTGAGTTCTAATCTGTTGGTTCGTTTCAACGTTCAACTAGCAGGTGATTCTCTACTTTCCCGAGAGCAATTTAGTTTGGGAGGACAAGCAACTGTGAGGGGCTATCGTCAGGATGCTCTGCTGACTGACAATGGTATTTTTGGTTCTGTAGAAGCACGACTGCCCATTTTGCGAGTACCGGAGGTGGAAGGAACTTTACAGCTGACACCATTCATCGATTTTGGCACTGGCTGGAACACAAATGGAGGAACTCCAGATCCTAATACCCTGTTGGGTGTAGGGTTTGGTTTACTTTGGGAGATGGGGGACAATTTCGCCGCTCGCGTGGATTGGGGTATTCCTTTGATAGATATTAATTCAAAAGATAGGACATTGCAAGAAAATGGTGTGTATTTTCGACTGGAGTATAGACCGTTTTGA